A window of the Falco rusticolus isolate bFalRus1 chromosome 1, bFalRus1.pri, whole genome shotgun sequence genome harbors these coding sequences:
- the TADA2A gene encoding transcriptional adapter 2-alpha: MERLASFSNDPFDKPPCRGCSSYLTEPYVKCAECGPPPFLLCLQCFTRGFEYKKHQSDHTYEIMTSDFPVLDPNWTAQEEMALLEAVMDCGFGNWQDVANQMCTKSKEECEKHYMKHFINNPLFASTLLNLKQAEEAQHSETAIPFHPADDPPRPTFDSLLSRDMAGYMPARADFVEEFDNYAEWDLRDIDFVEDDSDILHALKIAVVDIYHSRLKERQRRKKIIRDHGLINLRKFQILERRYPKEVQDLYETMRRFARILGPVEHDKFIESHALEFELRREIKRLQEYRAAGITNFCSARTYDHLKKTREEERLKRTMLSEVLQYIQDSSACQQWLSRQADIDSGLTPTVPVPSNSGRRSAPPLNLTGLPGTEKLNEKEKELCQMVRLVPGAYLEYKAALVNECNKQGGLRLAQARALIKIDVNKTRKIYDFLIREGYITKA, from the exons ATGGAGCGCCTGGCCTCCTTCAGTA ATGACCCTTTTGATAAGCCTCCATGCCGAGGTTGCTCTTCGTACCTCACAGAGCCTTACGTTAAGTGCGCTGAGTGTGGgcctcctcccttcctcctaTGTTTGCAG TGTTTCACACGAGGATTTGAATACAAGAAACATCAAAGTGATCACACTTATGAGATAATG acTTCCGATTTCCCTGTCTTGGATCCTAACTGGACAGCTCAAGAGGAAATGGCTCTCCTAGAAGCTGTGATGGACTGTGGATTTGGAAACTG GCAGGACGTGGCCAACCAGATGTGTACAAAATCCAAGGAGGAATGTGAGAAACATTATATGAAACACTTTATCAACAATCCCTTGTTTGCATCAACATTACTGAACCtgaagcaggcagaggaggcGCAGCACAGCGAAACAGCCATTCCTTTCCACC ctgctgatgATCCCCCACGGCCGACTTTTGATTCCTTGCTCTCCAGGGATATGGCTGGGTACATGCCAGCGAGAGCTGACTTTGTTGAG GAGTTTGACAACTATGCTGAATGGGATTTGAGAGATATTGATTTTGTAGAAGATGATTCAGACATTTTGCATG ctCTGAAGATTGCAGTTGTAGATATCTATCACTCCAGGTTAAaggaaagacagagaagaaaaaa AATTATAAGAGATCATGGACTAATCAACCTCAGAAAATTTCAAA TTTTGGAAAGGCGATATCCAAAGGAGGTTCAAGACCTTTATGAAACAATGCGACGGTTTGCACGAATTCTTGGACCGGTAGAGCATGATAAGTTCATTGAAAGCCATGCAT TGGAATTTGAGCTGCGAAGGGAAATAAAGCGACTACAGGAATACAGAGCAGCAGGAATCACCAATTTCTGTA GTGCCAGAACATACGATCACCTTAAGAAGACAAGAGAGGAGGAGCGCCTGAAGCGCACTATGCTTTCTGAGGTCCTGCAGTACATCCAGGACAGCAGCGCCTGCCAGCAGTGGCTCAGTCGACAAGCTGATAT tgattCCGGCCTGACTCCCACAGTACCAGTTCCTTCAAATTCAG GTAGACGGAGTGCCCCACCACTGAACCTCACGGGGCTCCCGGGCACTGAGAAACTCAAcgagaaggagaaggag ctctgtcagATGGTGAGGTTGGTCCCTGGAGCCTATTTAGAGTATAAAGCTGCTTTAGTGAACGAGTGTAACAAACAAGGAGGCCTGAGACTGGCGCAGGCGAGAGCACTCATCAAGATCGATgtgaacaaaaccaggaaaatctATGATTTCCTTATCAGAGAAGGGTACATCACGAAAGCCTGA